The DNA segment gacagaatgagaccttgtctcaaaaaaaaaaaaaaaaaaaagtgaccatcACTTAGTCAAGATCACAGAGGTAGAGTAGTTAGTGGAGGAGCTGGAATCTGAACTTCAGCATGTTTGATTCCAAAGTTCAAACTCTCTTCTACTACACCACAGGTACCTGGTGGACACTGCAAACCCTGTTCACTGATTGACAGAAGTCAGGCTGGTACTCATGAGCTGGGGACATATGCCCCAGTAACTCAGCAAGCCTCTCAAGCTACATTGCCAAATACTAATCACTCATCTAATCCACAGAGGGCATCTGGGGCCCAGCTCCGAGCTACTCCACAACAACAGAGGGCACCATCTTATTTATACGCGGGTCCTACAGGATCCAACTTGTGTAGGAGATATTCTGGGGATGAAATGGAGGGGACCTCACTGCACAACTCTAATAAATAGAATGCCTGATTTGCAAGGCCATGGTTGCTTGAATATCTGAGGTCCCAGGGATGCCAGCCAACATGCCTGGGTTTCTGGGGTTGGGAGAGGAAGTAAcccacctctccctcctctctgtaaatacaaatattatgaGGACCCTCCCATCCTTAGAAACAAGCCTGCCCACCACCATCTTTTCATGATGGTCAATATAGTATGTGGGTTAAAAACACAGATTCTGGAGCCAGATTGCATgcgttcaaatctcagctccggTATTTACTAGCCATGTGAATTCCAGCAAGTAACTCACCTGTCAAAAGGTATAATGAAAAGACTACATACTTCGTATagctgtaaggattaaatgagctgaAGTGTGCTgagttcttagaacagtgcctggcacacagtaagcgcCTTAGGTCTTGTTATTGTTGAGTATTGTGCTAGCTCTCCAGCCTTCCCTTCGAAGCCAGACTTCTCAGAAAAGTCTAGAGGCACTAACCCTCAAGCCTGATACCTGGTACAGACCATCTCATAATCTTGTTTCTGCCACCCTGCCCGTTGCCTCCACTGAAACTGCTCTCTTAAAGGGCCCCAGGGGCCTCCTTCCTGAAGGTGGTGGATGATGAGTTCCTTTAGCAGAAGCCATCCCAGTAACTCTGCCGCCTGCCACACTGCGGCCCTTCCCACCTTCTCAACCCTCTGGTTTTCCTTTGGTTTCCATGCCTTGACACTGGCAATTCTCACCTTTTGACATACCAAAGTTTAAAATGTTAGGTGGaattaaaattaaccatcatccATCTCCTAAAAGCTTTCCCCgtaaacttcttttccttttttagacggtctcactctgtcaccaggctggagtacaatggtgccatcatagctcactgcagcctcaacctcctgggctcaagcgaccctcccacctctgcctcccgagtggctgtgactacaggtgcttgccactgcACAGGGCCCCTGCCAGACTTCTGATAACAGCATGTATTTTGTCCCCACCATTCACCTTTCTCATCAGAGAGATCTGGTAAATGAGGCTTCGCTGAACACACAGAGCCCAAGATGTGATCGTTTAACAGCCATCCATCTTTATCCACCAGACTAGACTCCCTAGTGCTCAGAGAAAAGGTTGTTCCCATTTTCATTATGCTATAGGGACCTGCTATAGGAGGCGGGCAGGCATAGGGGCAAGGCAGAAGCAATGAACAGCCACTGGCTGGTCTCACTGGGTTATAAAGTGTGTTAGCTGGACTTTCTGGGCAAAAATCAAAGGTCTCAACTCAGATcttacacacacatgcaacaTACAGCCAAGTCCATGGTCCTGTAACCTGCCAGGTTCATCATCCATCACTCCTCCTCCCCAGTGTCTGGAATCATTCATCCCTCTGAAACCTCAGCCCTGAACCAGCCCTGAGTCCAATTCTACCCTGATTTAGAGAAGGGAAGTGGATTAAAGACCTAGCTGAGAATTCAGCAACTCCAGCCTGTCTGCTGGCCATACTAGTGTTCGAAGTCCCCACTTCGAAACTAGGGTTCAAGTCTTCACACCCCAGTCCCTCCATCAAAGATCTGCCTTAATACCAACAGTTCAGGGAGCATTTTCTGCCCCCAACCCCCAATagacacacacccctacacacaatgcatgcatacacatacacacactcacggATCCTTTGCAAAAACCAGAGGCCTGCATCTGATTCAGGGCTGTGCCTCAGGCCTCGAGTCCTGCTAACAGTCTCTCTGATGCTGAATGGCTAGACATGGACCATGTCATCTTGGGGTTTACAGAAGGCCTGGCACATACCAGGTGCCTGATAAAAGTCAGAAGAGCCAAATTCTCGCTGCCTCGTGCCTGCTGCAAGAAAAGTCATAAGGAACAGCATAAAGAGTATGTCCTTGGGGATGAGACAGTCAAGCTTGGATCTGGGTTCTGGCACTTCGTTGGCTTTGGGATGGTGAACACATTCCTCGACCCctttgcacctcagtttcctcaaggtTGCGAGGATTAGCAATGACATATGGAAGTGTGTGCTGTAAAAATGCCTGCCTGGGTTTGATCCTGAGGAATGGTGCTATGAAAACGGAATATTATAACTCCCCTCCCCTTTGGGAGGGgaaataaatctaaaatacaaATTTGTTTTCAGGAAAAGAATTACTTGTAATGAAAATAAACTATGAAGAAACTACCGTACCTTTTTGTTTATCCAGTGCAAAAATGCTGCCTCTGCTCTGAAATATTTGTAAGGCCTTCTGGGTTATAAAGTGTGTTAGCTGGACTCTCTGGGCAAAAAATCAAAGGTCTCAACTCTGAGCTTTCTTCTGAGTTTTTACCCTCCCTAAGCTTCCTGATGCTCAAGGTCCAGAAATGCAAGAGATTGCTCAGCTGTGCACTCCATCTTTgcttctttataaaatataaatcaggctgggagtggtggctcacacctgtagtctcagcaccttgggaggccaaggcaggaggatcgcttgagctcaggagtttgagaccagcctgtgcaatatagtgggatcccatctctacaaaaaagtaaatctAAAATAGGAATCAGAACCCTATATTCTGTGTAGACTCCTAGCTTTGTGAAGCACATTTTATATTACTGCATGAAGCCATAAAACCTGGCAAGTGTAGGAGACTGCTGAGTGTTACACATTTACTCACTCgagatacacatatatagaatttggttttgtttgggatttttaaaaaaaaatgttctctccctctgtcctccTCCTCTGGTTGTTCCCCAGCACTGTGAATAGCTCCAGGAGCCTTTAGTGTTTGAGGGGGCAGCTTCCTGTGCTGATTCTCCCTGTTGGAGGGATGTGTAACAAGTTTCTATTGATAAAAGTGCTTTGGACAATTTCAGAAACTAaaattcatctcaaaacaaaatagtgATTGTTACTGCTGTAATTATTGTCAAGTCCTCGTGTATCAGCTTTCCCCCAGACAGTGGTAGTCACCCACTTGCTAAGATACCAAATTTACCTCTTTTTAGGGTCTCCCTCCTTCTGCCTTCTGTCACCTttcatttcttcaataaatatcgGGCTCCCACTTTGTGCTGGCGTGGTCCTGGATGCAGCAGATCCAGAGGCGAATGAGACAGGCACGTGCCTCtctgcttcatccatgtcctttcTAGCGGGGTGGCAGATGATAAACAAAACCAACTGATGTTACTCTAGATGGCAATAAAAGTGTTATGGCACTGTAATACGCTGGAATGATGGAGGAGGGTACCATGTCAGACCACAGGGCCAAGGAAGACCCCTCGGAAGAGGGTATTTGGGCAGAGAGAGCCAGCTGCATGATCTGGCAGAGAGGGCACAGATTCCCAGGAGACAGACAGTGTGAAGGTCCAAGAGCAGAACAAGCCTGGAGTGCCTGAGAAACAGAAAGGCTGGCATGAGGAGGGCAGGGGGATATTAGATGAGGTTAGGAGGTAAGGACAAGCAGCAGGTCACACAGGGCTGTAGGCCAAAGTTTCATTCCAAGGGCTGTGAGAAACCGAGAGCGGATTAAAAAGATCCATCTTGTGGCTCCGCAGAAAAGGCACTGCAGGATTTGACAGCAGAAGCCAAGACCACCCGGGAGGCTGTTGTGAAAGTCCCAGTAAGCGATGAGGAGGCATGGACTGGAATGGTGGAGAGAGAGGTGAGAAGGCGCGGGAGGAAGGATCTATTTCAGAGCTGACAGGACTCGACAGTGGGTTGAGGTGGGTGTGAAGGAAACAGAGGAAGGAAAGCAggccctctgcctccccagtacgTGCTTCACCAGCCTTCCTGACCAGCCAAGACCCTggcccagcccccacctccacccaagCACCATCCTGATTTCCCTCCTCACAGGCTACATGTTCCAGAGCCCCCCTCCTCTCTCACCTGCACTCTCACCTCCGCAGCTTCTGTTGTAACTCCAAGAAGGAGGAGGCGGGAAAAAAGGACGCAACTCGAATCTGCAATGGCAGCTGCTCTTGGTCCAGTGTGAATGTGTTTGGGATGTAAATCTGTTGTCTCTCTGGATAAAACAGGAAACAATTACTCATGCAGATGAAAAACTTTTATTCCCCTCCTTGACAGCTAACATCTCAAGGAGCCTTTACTATGTCAGTCCTCAGGTGAGAAAGAAGCAAATGTTTTCTGTCTGTAGTCTCTGGGATAATGTAAGGCAGCTTCTGGTTTAATAATGAGCTTCTGATTTTTGGCAGGACCAAGGGGATACAAGGCGGGGGGAGGAGGAAGGCAAAGAACAGCGAGAGAGGTTCTAGGGAAGCGCACCTGATTGCaggtgaaaattatttcaaagtcaGGGGAAGTCGGATATGGTACTGGTCTAGTTACTGAGATGATACAGGGGCTCCTGGGAGAGATGAGCCCTTAGACAGCCCCTGGGCAGGGGACAGGGACCAGAACTGGAAATTACAGCCCTGGGTTCCAAGCTggggcttctttcatttaatcattcactcatttaacaaatCTTCATTTAGCATCCAGTGTGCCAAGCCCTGTGTAGATTTTACTTTAGGTACTAGCGGGAGTGGGAGGGGATTaacaagtaaacagaaaaattatGATGCAGAGTAAGCATTAGAAGAAACCAGCACACATTTGGATGCTGCTAATAAGAGCCCAAAGAAATTGCATCTAAGCAGAGGCCTTAGGATGAGGTGGGCAAAGGCAGAAGAGAtggaattccaggcagagggaacagcatatgcaaagacAGAAAGGCAAGTGCTCAGCAGGCCCAGGGAGTTGCTAAGAGCTCAGTGTAGCTACAAAGCAGATTGTAAAGTGTGGAAGGCAGCTTCTAAAATAGCTCTCAAGTTCTTCACCTCCTGCAGTTTATCCTTTGCACGGTCCCCTCTCCTTGAATGTAGGTATGACTTGTGCCTTGCTTCTATCCTGTAGAAAACGGGACAaaggtggccaggcgcggtggctcacacctgtaatcccagcactttgggaggccgaggtaggtggatcacgaggtcaggagatcgagtccatcctggctaacacggtgaaaccctgtctctactaaaaatacaaaagttagctaggtgtggtgtttatttatttatttgtttttcaactGAAAAAGCTTAGTAGCCCAGCCCTGTGGGTATCCTCTAACTCCAAAGTTATCAACTAGTGCTTAGCTAGTTATCTGCTTATAAACACCAGAATTCTAGCTCAGCTCCAGCAGAGATGAGTCAATAGCTGGCAAAGAGAAACACAGACAGATGGACAAGAGCCAGAGAACACCAGAGACAAGAGCGAGGCTGATTAGGAAGCCAGAGCTGCGAAGCGAGACAGCCAGCAGCCTCTTTCCAGCCCTGTCCTCCACTACAGCGTCACTCAGGTTTCCCTTTTCTTCGCTGCTTTCCTGGCTCACTTGAATCAGTTTACAGGCGACTCCATACACCTGTCTGCCTCTGCACTTCCAACCCCAGTGGGGTCTTCATACCTATCCAGAGGAGGCTGGGGAGTGAGGATTGGCTTATCCAACTCTGGCTGAGGGCAGCTTCTGGAACAAAGAGGCTGCTTAGAACACGCCCATGGAAAGAAGTCGAATTGAATCCGTCAGAATTCCCCACTTGTTGATGCTGGAGTGAAGCAgagacattccattccatgaGGCCCATTTTGTAGATGGGGAACTGAGGCTAGAAAACATGTCCCTTGAGCCTTGTTTTTAATGATGACAAAGAGACGGCCATGTGTAGTACAAAAGGCCTTGAACCAGAGATGCAGAGATCTGGGCTTTACTTGTACCTCTGTCAGGGACGCCCTGGGTGACTGCAGACAAGCCACTTATTCTCTAAGTTTAGGAGAAAATCAGAAATTGCTGATTCATCACtcactcagcaaacatttctGGAGCCTCTTTGATGTGCTAGGCGTGGGGATAACTACTGAAATATGTGGGCTCCAAACTGTAGCCAGATCACATCATGGAAGTCGGGTTTGGCCCTGCGGCCCTGTGTCTGCATGGCTTTCGGTCACGTTTTCTCACTTGCTGTGACTTCTTCACATATGTGTAAACGAGAGAAAAGAGGGGCCTGTTTTTCAGGCTGCTATGCAGATTGAATAGTAACGTAGGATGGCGCAAAGAGCAGCCTTGGCCTGCAGAGGTTCTCAAGCTGTAGACAGCATTGGTCAATGGACTGCTGCAAAGAACCAGCAACAGGCAGGACATTCAGTAGACCAGGGTCTGGAAACACTCCGTCCAAGCCACACACCTCTGGAAACTTAGCAGGAAGGCTTAATTTGAAACATTTGTGATCATATTTCAGGATGTCTCTTGTAATTCCCGTGATCTGCAAAAAGATGAACTTTCACACTCACATTTAATAGCTTCATTCTAACATCTCTCAGGTACCCCATAAACACATCACTCtgcacccacaaaaattaaaaataaaaaaatttttaagttgttttatgATATAAAAATAGCTTGAATCTAATCAAAACTATTGACAAAATCATGAATTTGATATTCTGGTAACTTTTTAGAAATACATAAATGCATATTAATCATTGCAATTCTCTATCTGCAGCAGTTATAGCCTATCAGGGAAAAATtccaagaaatagaaaagcattaTAGATGGGATGGAATCATTAACAAGAGGTAGATTATGAAaatttccggccgggcgcggtggctcacgcttgtaatcccagcactttgggaggccaaggcgggcggatcacaaggtcaggagatcgagaccacggtgaaaccctgtctctactaaaaatacaaaaaaattagccaggtgtggtggcgggcgcctgtagtcccagctactcggagaggctgaggcaggagaatggtgtgaacccaggaggcggagcttgaagtgagccgagattgcgccactgcactccagcctgggtgacagagcgagactccgtctcaaaaaaaaaaaagaaaaagaaaatttccaaatgAGGGGCATGAATAGTAGGGGTGACCTGGGCTTCCAGAGGGGTCTCTGGCCACAGAGTGAGGCAAGAGATTCCAGGTGAGCCCAGACAGGAGCAAGGAGGGAGTTGGGCTTGTGACCAGAGCTCGAGTCTGGGAAGGGCCTCCACTGGCCACCCTGAGCACAATGAAGTTACGGTACAATACCCAGTAGGGGCCTCACCATGTGCAGACATGGGCCCTCACCCCCTCCTGAGCTTAGAGCccccagggaggcaggcaggaagtGGTGTTTGCAGAGAGCTTTCAGCAGAGTGCCCAGCAGGTGCCCTTTGTGCAGATGGTACAGTTCCCAGGAGATCTCTCTCCATGCCCTGccctccagccccacccctgtTTCCAGGGAGGGCCACACCGGGGCAGGATCCAGCAGGACAGCAAGAAGCCAGCTC comes from the Symphalangus syndactylus isolate Jambi chromosome 8, NHGRI_mSymSyn1-v2.1_pri, whole genome shotgun sequence genome and includes:
- the LOC129487479 gene encoding LOW QUALITY PROTEIN: uncharacterized protein (The sequence of the model RefSeq protein was modified relative to this genomic sequence to represent the inferred CDS: deleted 1 base in 1 codon), producing the protein MEPRVTQRKRPLDGCMGKITGITRDILKYDHKCFKLSLPAKFPEVCGLDGVFPDPGLLNVLPVAGSLQQSIDQCCLQLENLCRPRLLFAHPTLLFNLHSSLKNRPLFSLVYTYVKKSQQVRKRDRKPCRHRAAGPNPTSMM